In the Saccharococcus thermophilus genome, AAAACGATCGCGTTTCTTTCCAACCGCTCCGACAAAACACAAATTTGGCTTCTTCCGACAGATGGCGGGGAAGCGCGCCAGTTAACCGCATTAAAAAACGGAGTGCGCCATCCGTGCTGGTCGCCGGATGGGCGGTTTCTCGTAGCACTCACTTCTCTTGGCAAGGAAGAAACGCTAGAAGAGCGCGAGGAGCAAAACAAAAAAGAGAAAGAAAAACGCAAACTGACACCGCTTATCGTAGATCGGCTACAATACAAATCCGATGCAGCGGGATTTCGCGATGATAAACAAGATGTACTCATTCGCATCAATGTAGAAACAGGCGAGATTCAAGCTCTGACAGACGGCGATGACGAAATCGGCTCATTTGCCATATCCCCTGACAGCAAAACAGTCGCATTTATCGCCAATCGAAGCGATGAGCCTGATTTTACGTTTACGCGCGATATATTTCTCCTTGATATCGACAGCGGAAAAACGACAAAAATCACCGATGGAAAAGGTTTTTTCACTTCGCTGTCTTGGTCTCCGGACGGAAAAACGCTTGCGGCGATTGGGCATGAGCTCGAATATTTAGCCGCTACGTTAAATCGAGTTTGGATTTTTGATCTCGCTGGCGGAGAAAAACGGGCGCTTACCGCCGATTGGGATATGCATGTCGGTGATGCGATGGTAGGTGACATGCATTCCGATGCGCCAAGTCCTGGACTCATTTGGGATAAAGAAGGAAACGGTATGTATTTTCTTGCTTCCGAACGAGGGCGCGTCAACCTTTATCATGTAGCATTGGACGGAACAATTACACCATCTGTAGTCGGCGATTTCCATCTGTATGGATTAACGATTCACCCGCATCAACATATAGCGATTGCGGCAATTAGCAAACCAACCTGTATCGGTGACTTATATACCGTTTCTCTTCACGATGGAAAACGAAACAAACTGACAAATGTGAATAAGGAGTTGGAAGACGAGATTGACCTTTCCGAACCGGAGGCATTCACCTATCCATCCCGTGATGGCTGGACCATTCAGGGCTGGCTGATGAAGCCCCCTCATCTCGAACAAGGACAAAAAGTGCCGCTCATCGTCGAAATTCACGGCGGTCCACACGCGATGTACGGTTTTACTTTTTTCCATGAAATGCAGGTGCTCGCGGGCAAAGGATATGCGGTGCTGTTTACAAATCCGCGCGGTAGCCACGGCTACGGCCAAACGTTTGTCAACGCGGTGCGCGGCGATTATGGCGGGATGGACTATGAAGACATTATGAGCGGTGTCGATTATGTGCTCGAACATTTTGATTTTATCGATGAAACGCGCCTTGGCGTTACTGGCGGAAGCTACGGCGGATTTATGACAAACTGGATCGTCGGACATACGGACCGCTTTAAAGCAGCAGTAACGCAGCGCTCGATTTCGAACTGGCTCAGCTTTTACGGCGTAAGTGACATCGGTTATTTCTTCACAGAATGGGAAGTCGGCTGCAATGTGTGGGAAGATCCGGAACGGCTTTGGCATCATTCTCCGCTGAAATATGTAAAGAACATTCAAACTCCATTATTGATTCTCCATAGCGAAAAGGATTACCGCTGCCCGATCGAACAAGCAGAACAGCTGTTTATCGCGCTGAAACATTTAAAACGGGAAACGAAGCTCGTCCGCTTCCCAGAAGCAAACCATGATCTTTCCCGCAGCGGTCCGCCGACTCTTCGCCTTGAACGGCTCCATCATATTGTCGGGTGGTTTGAACAATATTTGTCAATCTAGTAAGAGAAGGGAACTAACCCTCGTTCTCTCACACCACCGTACGTACCGTTCGGTATACAGCGGTTCCATTAAGTCTGACGTCCGTTGACGAAGACTCTTCAGCCCTTGGCGCTCCCAATAAGAGTTTCCAAGGGCTTTATGCAAGATGGGACTAGCGGCTACTCTCCAAATATTTCTTCTGAGTGTTTCCCCATTCATATGCCATCTGCTTGGCACTCCTAAACTTTGCAGTTTTCGGACTCTTCTTGGGAGTTTCCACTCTTCCATTGGCACATGGACCGAAAGTTTGCCGCCCGCAACATCAGCTTTCGCGTCACCACGGACACCTTTGAGCTAACTGCTACTTCTGCCTTCGCAGCTCGCGACTTTCACCCTATAGACTAACCCCATGCCGGGCGCACGAAAAAACCACACCACTAATGCCTTCCTTAGTGGTGTGGCGCAGAAACGTTGGTCCTTATTTTCTGATAAATTGTTGTGTCCAGATGTACCCGTTTTCTTCAAAACCTACTCCGATATGAGTGTAGTTTCTGTTCAAAATATTTGCCCGATGGCCTTCGCTATTCATCCAAGCTGCCACTACTTCTTGCGGAGTCCGTTGTCCCATTGCAATATTTTCTCCAGCGGCTGTATAAGAAATGCCGAATTTTTTCATCATGTCAAACGGAGAGCCATATGTCGGACTGTTATGGGAGAAATAATGGTTCACGGCCATGTCTCTTGATTTTTCACGGGCCACCTTGCTTAACGCTAAATCGACCTTTAAAGACGGCAAACCATATTTCGCTCTTTCTTTGTTCGTTAAATCTACTACTTGTTGTTCATAAGCATTTAATCCTGCTTCATTATTTACTTTTTGGGTTTGACTTGGTGCAGGCGCCTGCACTGCTGGCTTGCTTACAGGAGCATGTACATTCGCTGATGGTGTTTGGACAGTAGTTGTGGCTGGCTTTTGCTGCACCAGTTTTGCCACTTCCGCATTTCCTGTTTGATCTAAAATAAACTGCAACCATTTTTCGATATCTTGAATGCTAGATGGATAGACAGTATAGTTAACTTCATAGTTTTTCATCGCTGGACATGGAGCAGGCCCAGCCGCTTCCGTTTTCGCTGTATTCGCTGTAAAAGATGCTCCTAAAATCGCTAAAGATGCAGCAAGTGAAAATACGACTTTTTTGTTCATGGTTTCTCCTCCTCCAATCTCAACCTTGCTTGCACATACATCATAACACGAGTTTTTTGTAATATTTCTGTATAAATATGGAAATTGGATTTGTTTACCATTCGTTCCTGAAAAAAAGATTTTTTTCAGGAAAAAAATCCAGGCTGATCCCTGACGAAAACTAGGATTGTAAAAAAACATCTTTCATGGGTATTAAATACTATTTTTCTATTAATATATATCTCTGCTATATATTACTTAAAAATAAAGGTTGACAAAGTTTAAGAAAAGGATAAAAATTAACATTTTTTACGATCATGTTACAATACAGCATTCCAACTCCATTATTGATTCTCCATAGCGAAAAAGATTACCGCTGCCCGATCGAACATCGTGCCGAAACATTTGAAGCGGGAAACGGAGCCATAATTTGTCCCGCAGCGGCCCGCTGGCTCTTCTCTCTGAGCGGCTCTATCCTATTGTTGGGTGGTTTGAACAATATTTGGCATAAAACAAGAGTCCCCGTAATCAGGGCTCTTGTTGCGATAGATATTTATGGAATTAACTCGACGTAATCGCCTGTCTTCAGCCCTGCCGCGTTCGCTTCGTCTGTATCAATATGCATATCGAGCGCGAAGTTTTCACTGACGCGGACGATGACCTCATCGAAAATTAAGGCGCGCTCCCCTTCTGTTTTCACTTTTACGACTTGTTTGTCTTTTACTCCGAACGTTTCCGCATCTTTTGGAGTCATATGGATATGGCGCTTGGCAATAATCACGCCTTTATCAACGGTCACCGTCCCTTTTGGACCATGGATCGTAATCCCAGGAGTTCCTTCAATGTCTCCGGAAAGGCGAATAGGTGGCTGCACCCCTAGCTTAAAACTGTCCGTCTTGGAAATTTCCAGCTGTGTCATCGAACGGACAGGGCCTAACACGCGGACATTTTCGATTTTTCCTTTCGGCCCTTCGACGGTCACCGTTTCATTGGCAGCAAACTGCCCTGGTTGCGACAATGGCTTCAGCAACGTTAATTCCGCACCTTCGCCAAACAATTGCGCTAGATGCTCATTCGATAAATGAATATGGCGATTCGATACTCCAATAGGAATCATCATCAGCACCTCCTCCTTTTATAGATTATCCATTTTTTAAAAAAATAAGTGGCTGCTTATGGCAGCCACTTATGTTCGACGATCGCAAACTATTCCTTTTTTGCTCCGTATCCCAATTTTTTCAATAACGAAATAGCCTGTTCCTTTTCCTCGGCAGTTAAGCCGGAAACGATTTCGTGAATCGTCTGCGCATGCTCCGGAAAAACCTTTTCGATAAACGTTCTTCCCTTTTCCGTGATCGAAGCATACGTGACGCGGCGGTCTTTCTCGCATGCCCTTCGTACAATCAATCCTTTATTTTCGAGCTTATCGACCACATAGGTAATGCTTCCGCTCGCGAGCAAAATTTTCTCCCCGATTTGCTGCAGCGGCTGATCCCCTTTATGGTAAAGCAGCTCTAACACGGCAAATTCGGTTGGATTGACGCCGAACGATTGAATCGATTTATTCACTTGGTCACTGACAGACCGATATGCTCTTGATAAAACGATAAACAATTTTAATGATTGTTTAATGTCCTTCTCCTTCTCCATTCACAATCAAACCCTTTTGTCGCTAAATTTATAAACTCGCAAAACACCGCTTTCTTACTTGCATTATACTTTAACTATTTGATACGGCGCAAATGTTTTTTCAAGCAACATGGGCGACGTCATACTCGTCATTTGGCGATTTTTCCGCAGGAGCGATGCGGTTTATTATTATAAAGAATAGTTTCTGGAATACCAAGGAGGGAGGCAGAAAGGAGCGGACATCCACCTATTCGTTTATCATCGGCATATATTTATAAAACAACCCCCTGCCCGAAGGAGACAGGGGGTTATCGCCATTATTGGCCTACTTCTTCTTTTTCTTCATACGGATGGGCGACCCAGCCGGACGGGTCGATAAACAGGCGGACAGCGACGACTTGGCGGTCGTCCATTAAGGTGAAATAATGCGGGTTACCTTCCGGCACGGAAATGACATCGCCTGCTTCAAGTTCGACATCAAAATAGCCGGTTTCGCTGTCTCCTTTGATGATAAAAATGCCATGGCCAGCAGTAATAGCGCGCACTTCGTCTTCCGTATGAATGTGCACTTGTTCAAACTTTTTCAACAGTTCATCCAAATTTGGCGTCGCATCCGATAAGGCGACGATATCCCACGTTTTGTAGCCTCTTCTCGCCGCTAAATCTTCAATTTCTTCTTTAAACGTCGCCAAAATTTCCTCTTTTTCTTCGTCGGTCAATACATATTTGTCGCGCAAATGTTCCGGCAGTTTGTTAATGTCCCAATGCTCATACAACACACCTTGTTTGTTTAAAAAGCTGCGGACATTTTCATCCCCTTCAATCACTTCTCCTGTTTTTCTCACTTTGATTACTGCCATTGGAATTTCCCCCTATCAATTTTATGGTTTAATCAACCGGCAGCACAGCGGCCTGCTTCAGCAGCAGACACTTGACGTGCCAGCTGAATAAAAACTCCCACGCTTCTAAAAACTTCTTTGCCTCAAACGCGTCCCGCCCCCATACGGTAATGCCGTGGTTGCGGATCAACACCGCGCCAGCATCTCCGTTGACATGCTTGGCGAATTCTTTAGCCAGCGCCGGAATGTGCGCGTAATTTGGAATAATTGGGATGCGGACCGGCGCATCTTCTTCCCACAGCCCGAACGCTTTAATGATTTCCTGCCCAGAAAACGCGACCTCTCCTTTATCCCCGTACAGCTCGGAAATAATATTATTGTCGATCGTATGGACGTGGAGGCAGCAACCGGCATTTGTCCGATTGTAAATTTCCACGTGCAGCAGCGTTTCCGCGGACGGCTTTAAATTTGTATCCTCGATCGGCTTTCCAAAAGCGTCGACAAGCAAAAAATCTTCCTCTGTTTGCTTGCGTTTGTCCTTGCCGCTTGCGGTGACGAGGAAAGTAAGCGGATCCTCCGTCACCTTGATGGACAAGTTGCCGCTCGTAGCGAAAAACCAATCGCGCGCCGCCAGCTCTGCTTTGACTTCGGCCAGCTCCCTCCATTTTTTCACAACGATGCTCATACGTTTACCTCCATCGTCTGCAAAAAATGAATGACATCGAAAAACGTTGTAAACGGCGTGTGCGGAAGACCGAGCTCTTGACACTTTTGCAGCAGGAAGTCGCGGGCGAGGACGTGGTCAGCCCGTTTCGCCACTTCCAAATCCGTAATCGAATCGCCGATCACGATGTGAAATGCATCCGGCACCGCCAGTTTTCTCAGCAAAGACGGCTTGCAGCAGCCGCAGCCGTTTTGACACTGGTCATCACACGCATGCGGCCATGTGATTCGGATCGTCTCGCCGCTGAAATCAGAGCCGTTGCAAAAGATGCGCTCTTTGTCGACCAGCCCTTCTAACAGCGGATAGACAAAAAAGTCGATGCCACCGCTGACAATATAAAGCGGAATGTCGTGCTCTTTCGTAAATGCGACAAATTCGCGAAACCCATCGCGAAGGCGGGCAGTCTGCAAAATGAAATCCGTGATTTCCTCCTTCCGGCTCGATGGGAGCAGGGAAAACATTTTCCCCACTCCTTCCTGCACGGAGATGCGCTGCGCCAATATATCGTCTTTTAACGATTCCCACTCGGGCGGCGCAAACTGCTTCATAATCGCGATAATGTTGTCATTGTCCGTAATCGTTCCGTCAAAATCACAAAAGATCACTCGTTTGGTCATGATGTCACCTC is a window encoding:
- a CDS encoding S9 family peptidase, encoding MNLQNAKKKLRGITSEDLFRIRFVSDPQFSPDGEKVIFVQKTIDDEQEYRSHLFLLTLADGKVKQWTFGKGKDAFPRWSPDGKTIAFLSNRSDKTQIWLLPTDGGEARQLTALKNGVRHPCWSPDGRFLVALTSLGKEETLEEREEQNKKEKEKRKLTPLIVDRLQYKSDAAGFRDDKQDVLIRINVETGEIQALTDGDDEIGSFAISPDSKTVAFIANRSDEPDFTFTRDIFLLDIDSGKTTKITDGKGFFTSLSWSPDGKTLAAIGHELEYLAATLNRVWIFDLAGGEKRALTADWDMHVGDAMVGDMHSDAPSPGLIWDKEGNGMYFLASERGRVNLYHVALDGTITPSVVGDFHLYGLTIHPHQHIAIAAISKPTCIGDLYTVSLHDGKRNKLTNVNKELEDEIDLSEPEAFTYPSRDGWTIQGWLMKPPHLEQGQKVPLIVEIHGGPHAMYGFTFFHEMQVLAGKGYAVLFTNPRGSHGYGQTFVNAVRGDYGGMDYEDIMSGVDYVLEHFDFIDETRLGVTGGSYGGFMTNWIVGHTDRFKAAVTQRSISNWLSFYGVSDIGYFFTEWEVGCNVWEDPERLWHHSPLKYVKNIQTPLLILHSEKDYRCPIEQAEQLFIALKHLKRETKLVRFPEANHDLSRSGPPTLRLERLHHIVGWFEQYLSI
- a CDS encoding CAP domain-containing protein, which translates into the protein MNKKVVFSLAASLAILGASFTANTAKTEAAGPAPCPAMKNYEVNYTVYPSSIQDIEKWLQFILDQTGNAEVAKLVQQKPATTTVQTPSANVHAPVSKPAVQAPAPSQTQKVNNEAGLNAYEQQVVDLTNKERAKYGLPSLKVDLALSKVAREKSRDMAVNHYFSHNSPTYGSPFDMMKKFGISYTAAGENIAMGQRTPQEVVAAWMNSEGHRANILNRNYTHIGVGFEENGYIWTQQFIRK
- a CDS encoding phosphate propanoyltransferase, encoding MMIPIGVSNRHIHLSNEHLAQLFGEGAELTLLKPLSQPGQFAANETVTVEGPKGKIENVRVLGPVRSMTQLEISKTDSFKLGVQPPIRLSGDIEGTPGITIHGPKGTVTVDKGVIIAKRHIHMTPKDAETFGVKDKQVVKVKTEGERALIFDEVIVRVSENFALDMHIDTDEANAAGLKTGDYVELIP
- a CDS encoding MarR family winged helix-turn-helix transcriptional regulator; this translates as MEKEKDIKQSLKLFIVLSRAYRSVSDQVNKSIQSFGVNPTEFAVLELLYHKGDQPLQQIGEKILLASGSITYVVDKLENKGLIVRRACEKDRRVTYASITEKGRTFIEKVFPEHAQTIHEIVSGLTAEEKEQAISLLKKLGYGAKKE
- a CDS encoding 1,2-dihydroxy-3-keto-5-methylthiopentene dioxygenase → MAVIKVRKTGEVIEGDENVRSFLNKQGVLYEHWDINKLPEHLRDKYVLTDEEKEEILATFKEEIEDLAARRGYKTWDIVALSDATPNLDELLKKFEQVHIHTEDEVRAITAGHGIFIIKGDSETGYFDVELEAGDVISVPEGNPHYFTLMDDRQVVAVRLFIDPSGWVAHPYEEKEEVGQ
- a CDS encoding methylthioribulose 1-phosphate dehydratase; the encoded protein is MSIVVKKWRELAEVKAELAARDWFFATSGNLSIKVTEDPLTFLVTASGKDKRKQTEEDFLLVDAFGKPIEDTNLKPSAETLLHVEIYNRTNAGCCLHVHTIDNNIISELYGDKGEVAFSGQEIIKAFGLWEEDAPVRIPIIPNYAHIPALAKEFAKHVNGDAGAVLIRNHGITVWGRDAFEAKKFLEAWEFLFSWHVKCLLLKQAAVLPVD
- the mtnX gene encoding 2-hydroxy-3-keto-5-methylthiopentenyl-1-phosphate phosphatase, with translation MTKRVIFCDFDGTITDNDNIIAIMKQFAPPEWESLKDDILAQRISVQEGVGKMFSLLPSSRKEEITDFILQTARLRDGFREFVAFTKEHDIPLYIVSGGIDFFVYPLLEGLVDKERIFCNGSDFSGETIRITWPHACDDQCQNGCGCCKPSLLRKLAVPDAFHIVIGDSITDLEVAKRADHVLARDFLLQKCQELGLPHTPFTTFFDVIHFLQTMEVNV